GTCGCGCTTCCTGAAGACGAACCCGCAGTGCCTGCAGGAGGCAGAGATCACGGCAAGGCGCCTTCCGCCCTTGCCGAGCGACCGTTGCAGGTGTTCCAGGTGGTCACAGATGTCCCTCTCGGGTATCTTAACAATGCTTGACAACTCCTTTGCCGAGTATGTCCCTTCCTCGAGGAGGGCCGCGATGTAGTGGCGTATCGTCTCATAACGCTCGGGAGGTTCGTGGGTTTCGGCTCTTCCCTCTGTTCTCTCCCTTTTCATCGTCTCCTCTTCGTCAGGACCGTCAGCGTCTCCAGGTGGGAGGTGTGGG
The sequence above is drawn from the Syntrophorhabdus sp. genome and encodes:
- a CDS encoding transcriptional regulator translates to MRHYIAALLEEGTYSAKELSSIVKIPERDICDHLEHLQRSLGKGGRRLAVISASCRHCGFVFRKRDRLTKPGKCPSCRSIHIQPPIFHIE